The Eleginops maclovinus isolate JMC-PN-2008 ecotype Puerto Natales chromosome 24, JC_Emac_rtc_rv5, whole genome shotgun sequence genome contains a region encoding:
- the cldn10d gene encoding claudin-10, translating into MKYRTVVMYMEIGCFVSCLCGWILVCSTLPTEYWTFSEVGSIVLTTSNYYSNLWRDCISDTTGVSDCKDYPSMLALPAFLHACRALAVSSVITGFFGGVLTLVGMKCTKIGGSEIANARVTFAAGITYLVSGFCGIITYSWWANKLVTEFLDPTFRAQKFEIGAAVFVGWGGSTLLISGAAVMTYFSGKEGLPSSSPKRPRGPATYATARTRRTYMLPAASSRVTLGPPLYYEGRKSRGSRAPMKTRATFNRDSFV; encoded by the exons ATGAAGTACAGGACGGTGGTGATGTACATGGAGATCGGCTGCTTTGTGTCCTGCCTGTGTGGCTGGATCCTGGTTTGCTCCACTCTGCCCACAGAGTACTGGACTTTCTCTGAGGTGGGCAGCATCGTTCTCACAACCTCCAACTACTACTCTAACCTGTGGAGGGACTGCATCTCCGACACCACGGGGGTCTCCGACTGCAAGGACTACCCCTCCATGCTGGCCCTGCCTG CGTTCCTCCACGCCTGCAGAGCGCTCGCTGTCTCCTCCGTCATCACCGGTTTCTTCGGAGGCGTCCTCACACTCGTAGGGATGAAATGCACTAAAATAGGGGGATCAGAGATTGCCAATGCGAGGGTGACCTTTGCAGCTGGTATCACCTACCTGGTTTCAG GATTCTGTGGTATCATCACCTACTCATGGTGGGCCAACAAACTCGTGACAGAATTCTTGGATCCAACTTTCAGGGCACAGAA ATTTGAAATTGGAGCTGCTGTTTTCGTTGGCTGGGGAGGCTCCACTCTTCTCATCTCTGGAGCAGCAGTGATGACTTACTTCTCTGGAAAAGAAGGTCTACCATCAAG TTCTCCAAAAAGGCCTCGGGGGCCGGCCACTTACGCCACTGCCAGGACCAGACGGACCTACATGCTGCCGGCCGCGTCCTCCAGAGTGACCTTGGGGCCGCCGCTTTACTATGAAGGCAGGAAGAGCCGAGGGTCGAGAGCACCGATGAAGACCAGGGCGACCTTCAACAGGGACAGCTTCGTCTAA
- the dzip1 gene encoding cilium assembly protein DZIP1 isoform X1, with amino-acid sequence MPFLDGAYYPYTGDTQGTHSSAGIPSLLNSPLSHPSVNGHSVPAPSMTPSSGASINLPFKFRPRRESVDWRRINAVDIDLVVSQLDVDALQEHISGVTFCSLDGERCQRCQSPVDPALIKLLRLAQLTVEWLLHCQEFLTLNLRAAEERLAAAAKDREQLLAQQNKQEEKVKTLTTELKQRKKLIRNQQSLITPRIMSGQKCPHCDKSFLNSTFLQNHMQRRHPGEYDIDLHSESEKKSLNESLRMEINSLKEQIAQQQQDLQAKIVQEKEQQSMQKELLRELERFKAEEMARMDRKIEDSRDGMRREMEFLYTRNIQALNEVNQNHTAKHEKPPSPVQPQPERDLDNYKEMQMQAIQKLEQQMRKQEKKWGSKLHEIKSQHESEKNKLQNELSRLQSSVSEQQDSRQRLQQDLGRRLQEKEQTIKAQRDQIRNFSSNPPTKTVEVPVILSAPAPDPKPKRVVLDSSSFSERRPVEKKSEPVPEKKQRVTISALKRNPNIKKEMRPELEQAVMEKLENLGVKPEQCGLKDKELSSILVKVHTKRESVAKGLPHYWRYREEIANTVEQRLAGQRRGSDPAAVSQTRTRQPVQVVQIRPRSSSLPSRETQVMSKPAVKQPKTPQPAPRTKTTSQPKTSTPNTKSALRTFPSKTPPFSSDEESEEEDTDMEEETPKTQQKGKSPQPRINLTQIRASPVQSSQAPSRNSFSSNPQQTRGSGSGVTKTTVTKIETDEEDEWSDVSELQEINPKRLQSFKDQNGNVEKTNVGKENKINDLARKMEKQFAERSLKKPVGGVSILPERKDEVQELTYTDLEESSDWLGSSLEDRLEMSKPVQNTAPTRKSLDSPSTSVWGTSTGKAPKSGLTEAGTGSTLKSSLCSLSDISDSEDISNKYK; translated from the exons ATG CCATTTCTCGACGGAGCATACTACCCCTACACTGGTGACACCCAAGGGACCCACTCATCAGCTGGGATCCCATCCCTCCTGAATTCCCCCCTCAGCCACCCATCTGTAAACGGCCACTCTGTTCCTGCACCCAGCATGACTCCATCCAGCGGAGCCTCCATCAACCTGCCTTTCAAGTTCCGCCCTCGCAGGGAGAGCGTGGACTGGCGGCGGATCAATGCTGTGGACATAGACCTGGTGGTGAGCCAGCTGGATGTGGACGCCCTGCAGGAGCACATCAGCGGCGTTACCTTCTGCAGTTTGGACGGGGAGCGATGTCAGCGTTGCCAGAGCCCCGTGGACCCAGCTCTAATCAAGCTCTTGCGGTTGGCCCAACTCACAGTGGAGTGGCTCCTCCACTGCCAGGAGTTTCTCACCCTCAACCTGCGAGCGGCCGAGGAGAGGCTGGCGGCCGCTGCCAAGGATCGAGAGCAGCTGCTGGCTCAGCAGAATaagcaggaggagaaggtgAAGACCCTCACCACCGAGCTCAAGCAGAGGAAGAAGCTGATTCGCAACCAGCAGTCCCTGATCACGCCGAGAATCATGAGTGGACAGAAG TGTCCGCATTGTGATAAATCCTTCCTCAATTCCACGTTTCTCCAGAATCACATGCAGCGCCGCCACCCTGGCGAGTATGATATCG ATTTGCACTCAGAGAGTGAGAAGAAATCTCTGAATGAAAGCCTCAGAATGGAGATCAACAGTCTGAAGGAGCAGATCGCTCAGCAGCAACAGGACCTGCAAGCCAAAATAGTTCAG GAGAAAGAGCAGCAGTCCATGCAGAAAGAGCTGCTGAGAGAGTTGGAGCGTTTTAAGGCTGAGGAGATGGCGCGCATGGACAGAAAGATAGAAGACAGCAGGGATGGGATGCGCAGGGAGATGGAATTCCTTTACACACGAAATATTCAGGCTCTAAAT GAAGTAAATCAGAATCATACGGCTAAGCATGAAAAACCACCGAGCCCTGTACAACCGCAGCCAGAGAGAGATTTGgacaactacaaagagatgcaGATGCAAGCCATACAAAAGCTGGAACAGCAAATGAGGAAACAG GAGAAAAAGTGGGGATCAAAGCTGCACGAAATAAAGTCCCAACACGAGTCTGAAAAGAACAAG TTGCAGAACGAGCTGAGCAGACTGCAGTCGTCTGTGTCCGAGCAGCAGGATAGCCGCCAGAGGCTGCAGCAGGATCTggggaggaggctgcaggagaaggagcagaCCATCAAGGCTCAGAGGGATCAG ATAAGGAATTTCTCCTCAAATCCACCCACAAAAACAGTGGAAGTACCAG TCATCCTCAGTGCACCAGCCCCGGACCCTAAACCAAAGAGAGTTGTGCTGG ACTCGAGCAGCTTCTCTGAGAGGAGGCCGGTGGAGAAGAAGTCTGAGCCGGTACCGGAGAAGAAACAGAGAGTGACCATCAGCGCTCTGAAGAGGAACCCCAACATCAAGAAAGAGATGCGGCCAGAGCTGGAGCAGGCTGTCATGGAGAAGCTGGAGAACCTGGGAGTCAAGCCT gaaCAGTGCGGTCTGAAGGACAAAGAGCTTAGTTCCATCCTGGTCAAGGTGCATACGAAGCGGGAGAGCGTTGCAAAGGGGCTGCCTCACTACTGGCGCTATCGGGAGGAGATAGCCAACACTGTGGAGCAGAGGCTGGCCGGTCAGAGGAGAGGCAGCGACCCTGCTGCAGTGTCACAGACCAGAACCAGACAACCAGTTCAAG TTGTGCAGATCCGGCCTCGATCCAGCAGCCTGCCCTCCAGAGAAACACAAGTGATGTCCAAACCTGCAGTCAAACAGCCCAAGACCCCCCAGCCGGCACCGAggaccaagaccaccagccAACCCAAGACCTCTACACCCAACACCAAGAGCGCTCTGAGGACCTTCCCATCCAA GACCCCTCCTTTCAGTTCTGATGAGGAATCGGAAGAAGAGGACACAGACATGGAGGAGGAAACGcccaaaacacagcagaaggGCAAATCCCCACAGCCCAGAATAAACCTGACCCAGATCAGAGCCAGTCCGGTCCAGTCAAGTCAGGCTCCGTCCAGGAACTCATTCTCCTCCAACCCCCAGCAGACCAGGGGTTCGGGGAGCGGTGTAACGAAGACCACAGTCACAAAGATAGAGACCGACGAGGAGGACGAGTGGTCGGACGTCAGCGAGCTGCAGGAGATCAACCCCAAACGTCTACAGAGTTTCAAAGATCAGAACGGAAACGTGGAAAAGACAAACGTTGGCAAAG AGAACAAAATCAATGACCTGGCCAGAAAAATGGAGAAGCAGTTTGCCGAGCGATCACTAAAGAAACCAGTAGGGGGCGTCAGCATCCTTCCTGAGAGGAAGGACGAGGTTCAGGAGCTCACG tACACAGATCTGGAGGAGAGCAGTGATTGGCTGGGATCCTCCTTAGAGGACAGGCTGGAGATGTCTAAACCTGTTCAAAACACCGCACCAACGAGGAAGAGCCTCGACTCACCCAGCACCAGCGTCTGGGGAACATCTACGGGAAAGGCTCCCAAATCAG GTCTGACTGaagcaggaacaggaagtacCCTGAAGAGCAGCCTGTGCTCCCTCAGTGACATCAGCGACTCGGAGGACATtagcaataaatacaaataa
- the dzip1 gene encoding cilium assembly protein DZIP1 isoform X3 → MTPSSGASINLPFKFRPRRESVDWRRINAVDIDLVVSQLDVDALQEHISGVTFCSLDGERCQRCQSPVDPALIKLLRLAQLTVEWLLHCQEFLTLNLRAAEERLAAAAKDREQLLAQQNKQEEKVKTLTTELKQRKKLIRNQQSLITPRIMSGQKCPHCDKSFLNSTFLQNHMQRRHPGEYDIDLHSESEKKSLNESLRMEINSLKEQIAQQQQDLQAKIVQEKEQQSMQKELLRELERFKAEEMARMDRKIEDSRDGMRREMEFLYTRNIQALNEVNQNHTAKHEKPPSPVQPQPERDLDNYKEMQMQAIQKLEQQMRKQEKKWGSKLHEIKSQHESEKNKLQNELSRLQSSVSEQQDSRQRLQQDLGRRLQEKEQTIKAQRDQIRNFSSNPPTKTVEVPVILSAPAPDPKPKRVVLDSSSFSERRPVEKKSEPVPEKKQRVTISALKRNPNIKKEMRPELEQAVMEKLENLGVKPEQCGLKDKELSSILVKVHTKRESVAKGLPHYWRYREEIANTVEQRLAGQRRGSDPAAVSQTRTRQPVQVVQIRPRSSSLPSRETQVMSKPAVKQPKTPQPAPRTKTTSQPKTSTPNTKSALRTFPSKTPPFSSDEESEEEDTDMEEETPKTQQKGKSPQPRINLTQIRASPVQSSQAPSRNSFSSNPQQTRGSGSGVTKTTVTKIETDEEDEWSDVSELQEINPKRLQSFKDQNGNVEKTNVGKENKINDLARKMEKQFAERSLKKPVGGVSILPERKDEVQELTYTDLEESSDWLGSSLEDRLEMSKPVQNTAPTRKSLDSPSTSVWGTSTGKAPKSGLTEAGTGSTLKSSLCSLSDISDSEDISNKYK, encoded by the exons ATGACTCCATCCAGCGGAGCCTCCATCAACCTGCCTTTCAAGTTCCGCCCTCGCAGGGAGAGCGTGGACTGGCGGCGGATCAATGCTGTGGACATAGACCTGGTGGTGAGCCAGCTGGATGTGGACGCCCTGCAGGAGCACATCAGCGGCGTTACCTTCTGCAGTTTGGACGGGGAGCGATGTCAGCGTTGCCAGAGCCCCGTGGACCCAGCTCTAATCAAGCTCTTGCGGTTGGCCCAACTCACAGTGGAGTGGCTCCTCCACTGCCAGGAGTTTCTCACCCTCAACCTGCGAGCGGCCGAGGAGAGGCTGGCGGCCGCTGCCAAGGATCGAGAGCAGCTGCTGGCTCAGCAGAATaagcaggaggagaaggtgAAGACCCTCACCACCGAGCTCAAGCAGAGGAAGAAGCTGATTCGCAACCAGCAGTCCCTGATCACGCCGAGAATCATGAGTGGACAGAAG TGTCCGCATTGTGATAAATCCTTCCTCAATTCCACGTTTCTCCAGAATCACATGCAGCGCCGCCACCCTGGCGAGTATGATATCG ATTTGCACTCAGAGAGTGAGAAGAAATCTCTGAATGAAAGCCTCAGAATGGAGATCAACAGTCTGAAGGAGCAGATCGCTCAGCAGCAACAGGACCTGCAAGCCAAAATAGTTCAG GAGAAAGAGCAGCAGTCCATGCAGAAAGAGCTGCTGAGAGAGTTGGAGCGTTTTAAGGCTGAGGAGATGGCGCGCATGGACAGAAAGATAGAAGACAGCAGGGATGGGATGCGCAGGGAGATGGAATTCCTTTACACACGAAATATTCAGGCTCTAAAT GAAGTAAATCAGAATCATACGGCTAAGCATGAAAAACCACCGAGCCCTGTACAACCGCAGCCAGAGAGAGATTTGgacaactacaaagagatgcaGATGCAAGCCATACAAAAGCTGGAACAGCAAATGAGGAAACAG GAGAAAAAGTGGGGATCAAAGCTGCACGAAATAAAGTCCCAACACGAGTCTGAAAAGAACAAG TTGCAGAACGAGCTGAGCAGACTGCAGTCGTCTGTGTCCGAGCAGCAGGATAGCCGCCAGAGGCTGCAGCAGGATCTggggaggaggctgcaggagaaggagcagaCCATCAAGGCTCAGAGGGATCAG ATAAGGAATTTCTCCTCAAATCCACCCACAAAAACAGTGGAAGTACCAG TCATCCTCAGTGCACCAGCCCCGGACCCTAAACCAAAGAGAGTTGTGCTGG ACTCGAGCAGCTTCTCTGAGAGGAGGCCGGTGGAGAAGAAGTCTGAGCCGGTACCGGAGAAGAAACAGAGAGTGACCATCAGCGCTCTGAAGAGGAACCCCAACATCAAGAAAGAGATGCGGCCAGAGCTGGAGCAGGCTGTCATGGAGAAGCTGGAGAACCTGGGAGTCAAGCCT gaaCAGTGCGGTCTGAAGGACAAAGAGCTTAGTTCCATCCTGGTCAAGGTGCATACGAAGCGGGAGAGCGTTGCAAAGGGGCTGCCTCACTACTGGCGCTATCGGGAGGAGATAGCCAACACTGTGGAGCAGAGGCTGGCCGGTCAGAGGAGAGGCAGCGACCCTGCTGCAGTGTCACAGACCAGAACCAGACAACCAGTTCAAG TTGTGCAGATCCGGCCTCGATCCAGCAGCCTGCCCTCCAGAGAAACACAAGTGATGTCCAAACCTGCAGTCAAACAGCCCAAGACCCCCCAGCCGGCACCGAggaccaagaccaccagccAACCCAAGACCTCTACACCCAACACCAAGAGCGCTCTGAGGACCTTCCCATCCAA GACCCCTCCTTTCAGTTCTGATGAGGAATCGGAAGAAGAGGACACAGACATGGAGGAGGAAACGcccaaaacacagcagaaggGCAAATCCCCACAGCCCAGAATAAACCTGACCCAGATCAGAGCCAGTCCGGTCCAGTCAAGTCAGGCTCCGTCCAGGAACTCATTCTCCTCCAACCCCCAGCAGACCAGGGGTTCGGGGAGCGGTGTAACGAAGACCACAGTCACAAAGATAGAGACCGACGAGGAGGACGAGTGGTCGGACGTCAGCGAGCTGCAGGAGATCAACCCCAAACGTCTACAGAGTTTCAAAGATCAGAACGGAAACGTGGAAAAGACAAACGTTGGCAAAG AGAACAAAATCAATGACCTGGCCAGAAAAATGGAGAAGCAGTTTGCCGAGCGATCACTAAAGAAACCAGTAGGGGGCGTCAGCATCCTTCCTGAGAGGAAGGACGAGGTTCAGGAGCTCACG tACACAGATCTGGAGGAGAGCAGTGATTGGCTGGGATCCTCCTTAGAGGACAGGCTGGAGATGTCTAAACCTGTTCAAAACACCGCACCAACGAGGAAGAGCCTCGACTCACCCAGCACCAGCGTCTGGGGAACATCTACGGGAAAGGCTCCCAAATCAG GTCTGACTGaagcaggaacaggaagtacCCTGAAGAGCAGCCTGTGCTCCCTCAGTGACATCAGCGACTCGGAGGACATtagcaataaatacaaataa
- the cldn10e gene encoding claudin-10, with the protein MKVRVVQIWGFLMTVLGWIFVACTMAMEGWKITSIGGMGGSSIIKVAWYWSSLWRSCFTDSTAVSNCYDYPMLWSVEGHIQIVRGLLMSALSLGMLGFVLSLLGMECTFIGGKDRSKHKKIYAGGCFHITSGFLSTCGYGVYAQYVSVEYFNPTFDGLKFDLGTPMFLGWVGSAFHMAGGFFYLWSVCTPLFGGEVKVITVKALPDLEQNKSTGALSSVSEITSKTKLSSVSELSSRSERSDLSGISSRSGRTAMSGRSSKTGRTSRSAESARSAGSGSRSGSESVVSSMSRASTLSGSRSSGSSSSSRTVSSLSGSSRSRAKPLAKNSYI; encoded by the exons ATGAAGGTCCGTGTGGTCCAGATCTGGGGATTCCTGATGACAGTTTTAGGATGGATCTTCGTGGCCTGCACCATGGCCATGGAGGGCTGGAAAATCACCTCCATCGGGGGCATGGGGGGCTCCTCCATCATCAAAGTGGCCTGGTACTGGTCCAGCCTGTGGAGATCCTGTTTTACCGACTCAACCGCTGTCAGCAACTGCTACGACTACCCCATGCTGTGGTCTGTGGAGG GCCACATCCAGATAGTGCGAGGCCTGCTGATGTCAGCTCTTTCCCTCGGCATGCTGGGATTCGTGCTCAGTCTGTTGGGAATGGAGTGCACCTTCATCGGGGGAAAAGACAGGTCAAAGCACAAGAAGATATACGCCGGAGGATGTTTTCACATAACCAGCG GCTTTCTGTCCACCTGTGGGTATGGAGTGTACGCCCAGTATGTTTCAGTAGAATACTTCAACCCGACCTTCGATGGACTGAA GTTTGACCTGGGCACCCCCATGTTCCTGGGCTGGGTGGGCTCTGCCTTCCACATGGCTGGGGGTTTCTTCTACCTGTGGTCAGTGTGCACGCCGCTCTTTGGAGGAGAGGTGAA AGTGATAACGGTCAAGGCCCTACCAGACCTAGAGCAGAACAAGTCCACCGGGGCTCTGTCCTCAGTGTCCGAGATCACCTCCAAGACTAAACTGTCCTCCGTGTCCGAGCTGTCGTCCAGGTCTGAGCGCTCGGATCTGTCCGGCATTTCCTCCAGGTCAGGACGCACGGCCATGTCAGGGCGGTCATCGAAGACTGGGCGAACCTCCAGGTCTGCTGAGTCGGCACGGTCGGCAGGGTCAGGATCAAGGTCAGGGTCGGAGTCTGTTGTCTCATCGATGTCTAGAGCATCAACTTTGTCTGGGTCAaggagcagcggcagcagcagcagcagcaggacggTTTCATCACTATCAGGAAGCTCACGGAGCCGGGCGAAACCGCTCGCCAAAAACTCTTATATATGA
- the dzip1 gene encoding cilium assembly protein DZIP1 isoform X2 encodes MPFLDGAYYPYTGDTQGTHSSAGIPSLLNSPLSHPSVNGHSVPAPSMTPSSGASINLPFKFRPRRESVDWRRINAVDIDLVVSQLDVDALQEHISGVTFCSLDGERCQRCQSPVDPALIKLLRLAQLTVEWLLHCQEFLTLNLRAAEERLAAAAKDREQLLAQQNKQEEKVKTLTTELKQRKKLIRNQQSLITPRIMSGQKNHMQRRHPGEYDIDLHSESEKKSLNESLRMEINSLKEQIAQQQQDLQAKIVQEKEQQSMQKELLRELERFKAEEMARMDRKIEDSRDGMRREMEFLYTRNIQALNEVNQNHTAKHEKPPSPVQPQPERDLDNYKEMQMQAIQKLEQQMRKQEKKWGSKLHEIKSQHESEKNKLQNELSRLQSSVSEQQDSRQRLQQDLGRRLQEKEQTIKAQRDQIRNFSSNPPTKTVEVPVILSAPAPDPKPKRVVLDSSSFSERRPVEKKSEPVPEKKQRVTISALKRNPNIKKEMRPELEQAVMEKLENLGVKPEQCGLKDKELSSILVKVHTKRESVAKGLPHYWRYREEIANTVEQRLAGQRRGSDPAAVSQTRTRQPVQVVQIRPRSSSLPSRETQVMSKPAVKQPKTPQPAPRTKTTSQPKTSTPNTKSALRTFPSKTPPFSSDEESEEEDTDMEEETPKTQQKGKSPQPRINLTQIRASPVQSSQAPSRNSFSSNPQQTRGSGSGVTKTTVTKIETDEEDEWSDVSELQEINPKRLQSFKDQNGNVEKTNVGKENKINDLARKMEKQFAERSLKKPVGGVSILPERKDEVQELTYTDLEESSDWLGSSLEDRLEMSKPVQNTAPTRKSLDSPSTSVWGTSTGKAPKSGLTEAGTGSTLKSSLCSLSDISDSEDISNKYK; translated from the exons ATG CCATTTCTCGACGGAGCATACTACCCCTACACTGGTGACACCCAAGGGACCCACTCATCAGCTGGGATCCCATCCCTCCTGAATTCCCCCCTCAGCCACCCATCTGTAAACGGCCACTCTGTTCCTGCACCCAGCATGACTCCATCCAGCGGAGCCTCCATCAACCTGCCTTTCAAGTTCCGCCCTCGCAGGGAGAGCGTGGACTGGCGGCGGATCAATGCTGTGGACATAGACCTGGTGGTGAGCCAGCTGGATGTGGACGCCCTGCAGGAGCACATCAGCGGCGTTACCTTCTGCAGTTTGGACGGGGAGCGATGTCAGCGTTGCCAGAGCCCCGTGGACCCAGCTCTAATCAAGCTCTTGCGGTTGGCCCAACTCACAGTGGAGTGGCTCCTCCACTGCCAGGAGTTTCTCACCCTCAACCTGCGAGCGGCCGAGGAGAGGCTGGCGGCCGCTGCCAAGGATCGAGAGCAGCTGCTGGCTCAGCAGAATaagcaggaggagaaggtgAAGACCCTCACCACCGAGCTCAAGCAGAGGAAGAAGCTGATTCGCAACCAGCAGTCCCTGATCACGCCGAGAATCATGAGTGGACAGAAG AATCACATGCAGCGCCGCCACCCTGGCGAGTATGATATCG ATTTGCACTCAGAGAGTGAGAAGAAATCTCTGAATGAAAGCCTCAGAATGGAGATCAACAGTCTGAAGGAGCAGATCGCTCAGCAGCAACAGGACCTGCAAGCCAAAATAGTTCAG GAGAAAGAGCAGCAGTCCATGCAGAAAGAGCTGCTGAGAGAGTTGGAGCGTTTTAAGGCTGAGGAGATGGCGCGCATGGACAGAAAGATAGAAGACAGCAGGGATGGGATGCGCAGGGAGATGGAATTCCTTTACACACGAAATATTCAGGCTCTAAAT GAAGTAAATCAGAATCATACGGCTAAGCATGAAAAACCACCGAGCCCTGTACAACCGCAGCCAGAGAGAGATTTGgacaactacaaagagatgcaGATGCAAGCCATACAAAAGCTGGAACAGCAAATGAGGAAACAG GAGAAAAAGTGGGGATCAAAGCTGCACGAAATAAAGTCCCAACACGAGTCTGAAAAGAACAAG TTGCAGAACGAGCTGAGCAGACTGCAGTCGTCTGTGTCCGAGCAGCAGGATAGCCGCCAGAGGCTGCAGCAGGATCTggggaggaggctgcaggagaaggagcagaCCATCAAGGCTCAGAGGGATCAG ATAAGGAATTTCTCCTCAAATCCACCCACAAAAACAGTGGAAGTACCAG TCATCCTCAGTGCACCAGCCCCGGACCCTAAACCAAAGAGAGTTGTGCTGG ACTCGAGCAGCTTCTCTGAGAGGAGGCCGGTGGAGAAGAAGTCTGAGCCGGTACCGGAGAAGAAACAGAGAGTGACCATCAGCGCTCTGAAGAGGAACCCCAACATCAAGAAAGAGATGCGGCCAGAGCTGGAGCAGGCTGTCATGGAGAAGCTGGAGAACCTGGGAGTCAAGCCT gaaCAGTGCGGTCTGAAGGACAAAGAGCTTAGTTCCATCCTGGTCAAGGTGCATACGAAGCGGGAGAGCGTTGCAAAGGGGCTGCCTCACTACTGGCGCTATCGGGAGGAGATAGCCAACACTGTGGAGCAGAGGCTGGCCGGTCAGAGGAGAGGCAGCGACCCTGCTGCAGTGTCACAGACCAGAACCAGACAACCAGTTCAAG TTGTGCAGATCCGGCCTCGATCCAGCAGCCTGCCCTCCAGAGAAACACAAGTGATGTCCAAACCTGCAGTCAAACAGCCCAAGACCCCCCAGCCGGCACCGAggaccaagaccaccagccAACCCAAGACCTCTACACCCAACACCAAGAGCGCTCTGAGGACCTTCCCATCCAA GACCCCTCCTTTCAGTTCTGATGAGGAATCGGAAGAAGAGGACACAGACATGGAGGAGGAAACGcccaaaacacagcagaaggGCAAATCCCCACAGCCCAGAATAAACCTGACCCAGATCAGAGCCAGTCCGGTCCAGTCAAGTCAGGCTCCGTCCAGGAACTCATTCTCCTCCAACCCCCAGCAGACCAGGGGTTCGGGGAGCGGTGTAACGAAGACCACAGTCACAAAGATAGAGACCGACGAGGAGGACGAGTGGTCGGACGTCAGCGAGCTGCAGGAGATCAACCCCAAACGTCTACAGAGTTTCAAAGATCAGAACGGAAACGTGGAAAAGACAAACGTTGGCAAAG AGAACAAAATCAATGACCTGGCCAGAAAAATGGAGAAGCAGTTTGCCGAGCGATCACTAAAGAAACCAGTAGGGGGCGTCAGCATCCTTCCTGAGAGGAAGGACGAGGTTCAGGAGCTCACG tACACAGATCTGGAGGAGAGCAGTGATTGGCTGGGATCCTCCTTAGAGGACAGGCTGGAGATGTCTAAACCTGTTCAAAACACCGCACCAACGAGGAAGAGCCTCGACTCACCCAGCACCAGCGTCTGGGGAACATCTACGGGAAAGGCTCCCAAATCAG GTCTGACTGaagcaggaacaggaagtacCCTGAAGAGCAGCCTGTGCTCCCTCAGTGACATCAGCGACTCGGAGGACATtagcaataaatacaaataa